One Desulfovibrio fairfieldensis genomic window carries:
- a CDS encoding ATP synthase F0 subunit B has translation MSKWKHFGLVLPLALVFAVAATQAVAAEAGHAAPRWGDFGWRVLNFVIFAGILWYFVGGLAKKFFKGRRQLIRDTLDDLEERRAKAREHLAAVEARIARLDEERKAILEESRVQAENLKQGIMEEARRQAEQIVEQARLTAENEGRSVLAEVRAALADEIVGAAEKALRDKLGDGEHDKLIANSLNKVVLH, from the coding sequence TTGAGCAAATGGAAACACTTCGGGCTTGTCCTGCCGCTGGCGCTGGTCTTTGCCGTGGCCGCCACGCAAGCAGTCGCCGCTGAAGCCGGGCACGCAGCGCCGCGCTGGGGCGATTTCGGCTGGCGCGTGCTCAACTTCGTGATCTTCGCGGGCATCCTCTGGTATTTCGTGGGCGGGCTGGCCAAGAAGTTCTTCAAGGGCCGCCGCCAGTTGATCCGGGACACCCTGGACGACCTGGAAGAGCGCCGCGCCAAGGCCAGAGAGCATCTGGCCGCCGTGGAAGCGCGCATTGCCCGCCTGGATGAGGAACGCAAGGCCATCCTGGAAGAAAGCCGGGTTCAGGCCGAAAACCTTAAACAGGGCATCATGGAAGAGGCGCGCCGCCAGGCCGAGCAGATCGTGGAACAGGCCCGCCTTACCGCCGAGAACGAAGGGCGCTCCGTGCTGGCTGAAGTGCGCGCCGCCCTTGCCGACGAAATCGTGGGCGCGGCCGAAAAAGCCCTGCGCGACAAGCTGGGCGACGGCGAACACGACAAACTTATCGCCAACTCCCTTAACAAGGTGGTGCTCCATTGA
- a CDS encoding F0F1 ATP synthase subunit epsilon, whose product MGTLQLEVVTPDKTVVSAEVEMAVCPGVEGEFGVLPQHVSMLSALKIGDLRYRVNGKDENVFISGGFADVNNNVLSVLAESAELATDIDTARAQAAKERAEKRLSAHDDSLDETRAEAALQRAVTRLQVAQLR is encoded by the coding sequence ATGGGCACGCTGCAACTGGAAGTGGTGACGCCGGACAAAACCGTGGTCAGCGCCGAGGTGGAAATGGCTGTCTGCCCCGGGGTGGAAGGCGAATTCGGGGTGCTGCCGCAGCACGTCTCCATGCTCTCGGCCCTGAAAATCGGCGATCTGCGCTATCGGGTCAACGGCAAGGATGAGAACGTCTTCATTTCCGGCGGCTTTGCCGACGTGAACAATAACGTGCTGAGCGTGCTTGCCGAATCCGCGGAACTGGCCACGGACATTGACACCGCCAGAGCTCAAGCCGCCAAGGAACGGGCCGAAAAACGCCTGTCCGCGCACGACGACAGCCTGGACGAGACGCGGGCCGAGGCCGCCCTGCAACGCGCGGTCACGCGCCTGCAAGTGGCGCAACTGCGCTGA
- the atpH gene encoding ATP synthase F1 subunit delta produces the protein MTDTVVARRYANAIFALSRKEGDDALTRHGDCLATLGGMIAAAPGLDMTLKSPVISVEEKKAVMGKLLDKLKADQIMRNFCFLLADKERLAFLREIANWYGKLLDEAKGVIRGRLTTAVKLSAAKQAELKAALQEKSGADIELTFAVDKDILGGMVLNMGDRVLDASLRAQLGILRETFKRGE, from the coding sequence TTGACTGACACCGTGGTTGCACGCAGATACGCCAACGCCATCTTTGCGTTGAGCCGTAAGGAAGGGGACGACGCCCTCACCCGGCACGGGGATTGCCTCGCGACCCTGGGTGGGATGATCGCCGCCGCGCCGGGACTGGACATGACCCTGAAAAGTCCGGTCATCAGCGTGGAAGAGAAAAAGGCGGTCATGGGCAAACTGCTGGACAAGCTCAAAGCCGACCAGATCATGCGCAACTTCTGTTTCCTGTTGGCCGACAAGGAACGCCTGGCCTTCCTGCGCGAGATCGCCAACTGGTACGGCAAACTGCTGGATGAGGCCAAAGGCGTGATCCGCGGACGGCTGACCACCGCCGTGAAACTTTCCGCCGCCAAACAGGCTGAGCTCAAGGCCGCGCTGCAGGAAAAAAGCGGCGCCGACATTGAGCTGACCTTCGCCGTGGACAAAGACATCCTTGGGGGTATGGTGCTCAACATGGGAGATCGGGTGCTGGACGCAAGTCTGCGCGCACAATTGGGGATCCTGCGGGAGACTTTCAAGAGGGGTGAATAG
- a CDS encoding F0F1 ATP synthase subunit gamma, giving the protein MPSLKDVKMKIVGVGKTKQITKAMNMVASAKLRGAQARIERFRPYAAKYRQVLGELSRKVEGNAHPLLAEHEEKKNCAIVMVTSDRGLCGSFNGNIISAALKLAKEKTAAGMQVSFACVGRKGRDTVRKSDYAMLSSYGDRMGSIDFALASSVAQEVIHGYETLAFDEVWLVYGEFESMGHQPPRTLCLLPLKTPEAEEIAEEAGEARCEYVYEPHEEKLLAELLPRYVKVQVYRGLLDTSASEHAARMAAMDNATRNCNEMINMLTLLYNKTRQASITSELIDIVGGAEALNG; this is encoded by the coding sequence ATGCCTTCACTCAAAGACGTAAAAATGAAGATCGTAGGGGTCGGCAAAACCAAGCAGATCACCAAGGCCATGAATATGGTGGCCTCGGCCAAGCTGCGCGGCGCCCAGGCCCGTATCGAGCGCTTCAGACCCTACGCGGCCAAATACCGCCAGGTGCTCGGCGAACTGTCGCGCAAGGTGGAGGGCAACGCCCACCCCCTGCTGGCCGAGCATGAGGAAAAGAAAAACTGCGCCATCGTCATGGTCACCTCGGACCGCGGCCTGTGCGGCAGCTTCAACGGCAACATCATCAGTGCCGCTCTGAAGCTCGCCAAGGAGAAAACAGCGGCCGGCATGCAGGTCAGTTTCGCCTGCGTGGGCCGCAAGGGCCGCGACACGGTACGCAAAAGCGATTACGCCATGCTCTCCTCCTATGGCGACCGCATGGGCAGCATTGACTTCGCCCTGGCCAGCTCCGTGGCCCAGGAGGTCATTCACGGCTATGAAACCCTGGCCTTTGACGAAGTCTGGCTGGTGTACGGCGAATTCGAGTCCATGGGACACCAGCCGCCGCGCACGCTCTGCCTGCTGCCGTTGAAGACGCCGGAGGCCGAAGAAATCGCTGAGGAGGCCGGTGAAGCCCGTTGCGAGTATGTGTACGAGCCGCATGAGGAAAAGCTGCTGGCGGAACTTCTGCCGCGCTACGTCAAAGTGCAGGTCTACCGTGGCCTTCTGGACACCTCGGCCAGCGAGCACGCCGCCCGCATGGCCGCCATGGACAACGCCACGCGCAACTGCAACGAGATGATCAACATGCTGACCCTGCTCTACAACAAGACGCGGCAGGCTTCCATTACCAGCGAACTCATCGACATCGTCGGCGGCGCGGAAGCGCTGAACGGTTAA
- a CDS encoding glycosyltransferase family 2 protein, which produces MSSAAAPLVSVILPVYNAASGLGAALSSLWAQRPAPGAPLPPFEVLAVDDGSTDHSPALLEAAARREPRLRVLRRPHQGIAATLNAGLAAARGRYLARMDADDIAHPERLARQVAHLDADPGLHLSAGMVDFGGDAVRAGGFAHFVDWQNSLRSSEDIARNRFRDTPVCHPSVMFRRAAVERWGGYADGDFAEDWELWLRWLDAGARLEKLPLRLLTWNDPPGRATRADARYREAACNELRALWLARELARSNPFHPEVWVLGAGRVARRRLAPLRRLGVRPAAYIDIDPRKIGNRPGSIAVLPRAALPGPGRCRILNALTAHGAAEEAARWLSEAGYGPEDWWIS; this is translated from the coding sequence ATGTCCAGCGCCGCTGCGCCGCTTGTCTCCGTCATCCTGCCTGTGTACAACGCCGCTTCCGGCCTGGGGGCGGCCTTGAGCAGCCTTTGGGCCCAGCGTCCCGCGCCGGGCGCGCCCCTGCCGCCCTTTGAAGTGCTGGCCGTGGACGACGGATCCACGGACCACAGCCCCGCCCTGCTGGAAGCCGCGGCCCGGCGCGAACCCCGGCTGCGCGTGCTCCGCCGTCCCCACCAGGGCATCGCCGCAACGCTCAATGCCGGACTGGCGGCGGCGCGGGGCCGTTATCTGGCCCGCATGGACGCCGACGACATTGCCCACCCGGAGCGTTTGGCCCGGCAGGTTGCACATCTGGACGCCGATCCCGGCCTGCACCTTTCAGCCGGTATGGTGGATTTCGGCGGCGACGCGGTCCGGGCCGGGGGCTTCGCCCATTTCGTGGACTGGCAGAACAGCCTGCGCTCATCAGAGGATATCGCCCGCAACCGCTTCCGGGATACGCCGGTCTGCCATCCCTCGGTCATGTTCCGGCGCGCGGCCGTGGAACGCTGGGGAGGCTACGCGGACGGCGATTTTGCCGAGGACTGGGAACTCTGGCTGCGCTGGCTGGATGCGGGCGCGCGCCTGGAAAAATTGCCGCTGCGCCTCCTGACCTGGAACGACCCGCCCGGACGGGCCACCCGCGCCGACGCCCGCTACCGCGAAGCGGCCTGCAATGAGCTGCGCGCCCTCTGGCTGGCCCGCGAACTGGCTCGCAGCAATCCTTTCCACCCCGAGGTCTGGGTGCTGGGCGCCGGGCGCGTGGCCCGGCGGCGGCTGGCCCCGCTCCGGCGACTCGGCGTGCGGCCCGCGGCCTATATCGACATTGATCCCCGCAAAATAGGCAACCGTCCGGGCAGCATAGCCGTTTTGCCCCGCGCGGCCCTGCCAGGGCCGGGACGCTGCCGCATCCTCAACGCGCTCACGGCCCACGGCGCGGCCGAAGAGGCGGCCCGCTGGCTGTCGGAGGCCGGGTACGGCCCCGAGGACTGGTGGATCTCCTGA
- a CDS encoding ATP synthase F0 subunit B, whose protein sequence is MLDLNITLVFQLVNFFIAIFVLNILLIRPIREIIKKRNGVMDNLAGEADSFESQAAERLANYEAELARARQDAGLTREEGRNAGLTEQQGIVGTAQKSARDILADTRRSLRGQAEATLSELRNQVSDFSARLADRLIKG, encoded by the coding sequence ATGCTGGATCTCAATATCACCCTGGTCTTTCAGTTGGTGAACTTCTTTATCGCCATCTTTGTACTCAACATCCTCCTGATCCGACCCATCCGCGAAATAATCAAAAAGCGCAACGGCGTCATGGACAACCTGGCCGGCGAAGCCGACAGCTTTGAGTCCCAGGCCGCCGAACGCCTCGCCAACTACGAAGCCGAACTGGCCCGTGCCCGTCAGGACGCCGGTCTTACCCGTGAGGAAGGCCGCAACGCGGGCCTGACGGAACAGCAGGGCATCGTGGGCACGGCCCAGAAGAGCGCCCGCGACATCCTGGCCGACACCCGCCGCAGTCTGCGGGGTCAGGCCGAGGCCACGCTGAGCGAGCTGCGCAATCAGGTGAGTGATTTTTCCGCCCGCCTGGCCGACCGCCTGATCAAGGGCTGA
- the atpA gene encoding F0F1 ATP synthase subunit alpha gives MQIKAEEISKIIEDQIQNYEQRVEMSETGTVLYVGDGIARVHGVQNAMSMELLEFPGGVMGMVLNLEEDNVGVALLGSDVGIKEGDPVKRTGKIFSVPVGDKVMGRVLNPLGEPIDGLGPIEATEVRPVEIKAPGIIARKSVHEPMPTGLKAIDAMTPIGRGQRELIIGDRQTGKTAVCLDAILAQKETDIHCFYVAIGQKKASVALVADTLRKYGALEYTTIISATASDPAPLQYIAAYTGCTMAEYYRDGGKHALIIYDDLSKQAVAYRQMSLLLRRPPGREAFPGDVFYLHSRLLERAAKVNDSLGAGSLTALPIIETQAGDVSAYIPTNVISITDGQVYLEPNLFNAGVRPAINVGLSVSRVGGAAQIKAMKQVAGTMRLDLAQYRELAAFAQFGSDLDKGTKAKLDRGARLVELLKQPQYQPMPAQEQVASIWAATRGHMDDVPVDQVRRFETEMLTFLRDTRKDVLDAIKDKKVIDEAVESALTEAVAAFKQGWQA, from the coding sequence ATGCAGATCAAAGCGGAAGAGATAAGCAAGATCATTGAGGATCAAATCCAAAACTACGAGCAGCGCGTGGAAATGAGCGAAACCGGCACCGTCCTCTACGTCGGTGACGGCATCGCCCGCGTCCACGGAGTGCAGAACGCCATGTCCATGGAACTGCTGGAATTCCCCGGCGGCGTCATGGGTATGGTGCTCAACCTCGAAGAGGACAACGTGGGCGTCGCCCTGCTCGGTTCGGACGTGGGCATCAAGGAAGGCGACCCGGTCAAGCGTACCGGCAAGATCTTCTCCGTGCCCGTGGGCGACAAGGTCATGGGCCGCGTGCTCAACCCCCTGGGTGAGCCCATCGACGGTCTCGGACCCATCGAAGCCACGGAAGTGCGTCCTGTGGAAATCAAGGCCCCCGGCATCATCGCCCGCAAAAGCGTGCATGAGCCCATGCCCACGGGCCTGAAAGCCATCGACGCCATGACGCCCATCGGGCGCGGCCAGCGCGAGCTGATCATCGGCGACCGCCAGACCGGTAAAACCGCCGTGTGTCTCGACGCCATCCTGGCCCAGAAAGAGACCGACATCCACTGTTTCTACGTGGCTATCGGCCAGAAGAAGGCTTCGGTGGCGCTGGTGGCCGACACGCTTCGCAAGTACGGCGCGCTGGAGTACACCACCATCATTTCGGCCACGGCCTCCGACCCGGCCCCGCTGCAGTACATCGCGGCCTACACCGGCTGCACCATGGCCGAGTACTACCGTGACGGCGGCAAGCACGCCCTGATCATTTACGACGACCTTTCCAAGCAGGCCGTGGCTTACCGCCAGATGTCCCTGCTGCTCCGTCGTCCGCCCGGACGTGAAGCTTTCCCCGGCGACGTCTTCTACCTGCACTCGCGCCTGCTGGAACGCGCGGCCAAGGTCAACGACAGCCTGGGTGCCGGTTCCCTGACGGCTCTGCCGATCATTGAAACCCAGGCCGGCGACGTCTCCGCCTACATTCCGACCAACGTGATCTCCATCACCGACGGTCAGGTTTACCTGGAGCCGAATCTGTTCAACGCCGGTGTGCGTCCGGCCATCAACGTGGGCCTTTCCGTGTCCCGCGTGGGCGGCGCGGCCCAGATCAAGGCCATGAAACAGGTGGCGGGCACCATGCGCCTGGACCTCGCCCAGTACCGCGAGCTGGCGGCTTTCGCCCAGTTCGGCTCGGATCTGGACAAGGGCACCAAGGCCAAGCTGGACCGCGGCGCGCGCCTGGTGGAGCTGCTCAAGCAGCCCCAGTACCAGCCCATGCCCGCCCAGGAACAGGTGGCTTCCATCTGGGCCGCCACACGCGGCCACATGGACGACGTGCCGGTGGATCAGGTCCGCCGCTTTGAAACCGAGATGCTGACCTTCCTGCGCGACACCAGGAAGGACGTGCTGGACGCCATTAAAGACAAAAAAGTCATTGACGAGGCTGTGGAAAGCGCGCTCACCGAAGCCGTTGCCGCCTTCAAGCAGGGCTGGCAGGCCTAA
- a CDS encoding methyl-accepting chemotaxis protein: MENLKIWQKMAMGIGLILLLAVVISAVSLNVMETVDEETTNIKMAFAPLQQLANNLDQQVTAIPGQMLAYQNGKAEAWDNVRRLLDQTDQSLTKLAAHLKANPVIPDTGKTAAGRAAFENLKKSLLETHTAQESLVVLRNDMNKTGAKLLRETQDYMVQMNTVLNRFMEDQNNAEATRALPLVQAGQRIMNAINSLRINMLRGMAENSRDYAKDNLPRLFPALLTQVDELLPRIRSAELQDHLKTLRAHIEEYRDAQAKTLQTWERIDALNAQCNQASEEGISAARGIAGAGDRLQTTAIGTTDDEVNSAITLIYTVSVAALLAGLLIGLALTRGITTPVGQALRFARAVAGGRLDQRLSLRRKDEIGQLSVALDSMVDALNEKISEAERQSHEAEEQSRNAQAAMRQAEAAGKSAQAKTEAMLAAADKLEAMGNVLSSASTQLSAQIEQADKGAAESAQRLSEAAAAINEMDATVQDVARNAGAAESASGETREKAEAGAGIVEKAVQSIEEVHRMSITIKDDMAQLSEHAQAITQIMNVISDIADQTNLLALNAAIEAARAGEAGRGFAVVADEVRKLAEKTMASTNDVSSAIKAIQESTAKSMEAVDGAVNQIGQATGLANDSGRALQEIVATVESTADQVHAIAAASEEQSATSQEINQSIILVNDRARETAVVMTEAATAVEELASQAQGLTRLIQELKNS, encoded by the coding sequence ATGGAAAATCTGAAAATCTGGCAAAAAATGGCCATGGGCATCGGCCTTATTCTGCTGCTGGCCGTGGTCATCAGCGCCGTGTCGCTGAACGTGATGGAAACAGTGGATGAAGAAACCACCAATATCAAAATGGCGTTCGCGCCTCTGCAACAACTCGCCAACAATCTGGACCAGCAGGTGACCGCCATTCCCGGCCAGATGCTCGCCTACCAGAACGGCAAGGCCGAAGCCTGGGATAACGTGCGGCGCCTGCTTGACCAGACCGACCAGAGCCTGACCAAGTTGGCGGCACACCTCAAGGCCAATCCCGTCATCCCGGACACGGGCAAGACAGCGGCAGGTCGCGCGGCCTTTGAAAATCTGAAAAAATCCCTGCTCGAAACGCATACAGCCCAAGAGAGCCTGGTGGTCCTGCGCAACGACATGAACAAGACCGGCGCGAAGCTCCTGCGTGAAACACAGGACTATATGGTGCAGATGAATACCGTGCTCAACCGATTCATGGAGGACCAGAACAACGCGGAAGCCACCAGAGCCCTGCCCCTGGTCCAGGCCGGTCAGCGCATCATGAACGCCATCAACAGCCTGCGCATCAATATGTTGCGCGGCATGGCCGAAAACAGCCGGGACTACGCCAAAGACAATCTGCCCCGGCTTTTCCCCGCGCTGCTCACGCAGGTGGACGAACTTTTGCCCCGGATCAGAAGTGCCGAGCTGCAGGATCACCTGAAGACTCTGCGCGCTCATATTGAGGAATACCGTGATGCACAGGCCAAAACCCTGCAGACCTGGGAACGCATCGACGCACTCAACGCGCAGTGCAACCAGGCCAGTGAGGAGGGCATCAGCGCCGCCCGAGGCATCGCCGGAGCCGGCGACCGACTGCAGACCACGGCCATCGGCACCACGGACGATGAGGTCAACAGCGCCATCACCCTGATTTACACGGTCAGCGTCGCTGCCCTGCTCGCGGGCCTGTTGATCGGCCTTGCGCTCACCCGAGGCATCACGACCCCGGTGGGTCAGGCCCTGCGCTTCGCCCGCGCGGTGGCCGGTGGCCGGCTGGACCAGCGTTTGAGTCTGCGCAGGAAGGATGAAATCGGTCAGCTCTCCGTGGCTCTGGACAGCATGGTGGACGCGCTGAACGAGAAAATCAGCGAAGCCGAGCGGCAATCGCATGAAGCCGAGGAACAGTCGCGCAATGCCCAGGCGGCCATGCGGCAGGCCGAGGCCGCCGGCAAAAGCGCCCAGGCCAAAACCGAGGCCATGCTGGCGGCCGCCGACAAACTGGAAGCCATGGGCAATGTGCTTTCCTCGGCATCCACCCAGCTTTCGGCCCAGATCGAGCAGGCCGACAAGGGCGCGGCGGAATCCGCCCAGCGCCTCTCCGAAGCGGCCGCGGCCATCAATGAAATGGACGCCACCGTGCAGGATGTGGCCCGCAACGCCGGCGCGGCTGAATCCGCCTCGGGGGAAACCAGAGAGAAGGCCGAAGCCGGCGCGGGCATTGTGGAAAAGGCAGTGCAGAGCATTGAAGAAGTGCACCGGATGTCCATCACGATCAAGGACGACATGGCCCAGCTCAGTGAGCACGCCCAAGCCATTACTCAGATCATGAACGTCATCTCGGATATTGCGGACCAGACCAACCTGCTGGCCCTGAACGCGGCCATTGAAGCGGCCCGCGCGGGCGAGGCCGGGCGCGGTTTCGCCGTGGTAGCCGACGAAGTGCGCAAGCTGGCCGAAAAAACCATGGCTTCCACCAACGACGTGAGCAGCGCCATCAAGGCCATCCAGGAAAGCACGGCCAAGAGCATGGAGGCCGTGGACGGCGCCGTGAACCAGATCGGGCAGGCCACGGGCTTGGCCAATGATTCCGGCAGGGCCCTGCAGGAGATCGTGGCCACCGTGGAGTCCACGGCCGACCAGGTCCACGCCATTGCCGCGGCCAGCGAGGAACAGTCCGCGACCAGTCAGGAAATCAACCAATCCATCATCCTGGTCAACGACAGGGCCAGGGAAACCGCCGTTGTCATGACCGAAGCGGCCACGGCCGTTGAGGAGCTGGCAAGCCAGGCCCAGGGTCTGACCCGCCTGATCCAGGAACTGAAAAACAGTTAA
- the lepA gene encoding translation elongation factor 4 has translation MPTQDRIRNFCIIAHIDHGKSTLADRILELTRVVSAREARQQYLDRMDLERERGITIKAQTVRIPYVAADGKEYELNLIDTPGHVDFNYEVSRSLAACEGALLVVDATQGVEAQTLANVYLALDHDHEIIPVLNKIDLPSAEVERVKAEIEESIGLDCSEALPVSAKTGMGVDAVLEAIVKRLPAPRGNPDAPLKALIFDSWYDSYQGVVTLFRVVDGAVRLGDTIRLMSTGKEYEVLRLGVFSPEAADVRELTAGEVGFLCGSIKELGDARVGDTITLADNPAAVPVPGFKEVKPMVFCGLYPTESDDYENLKAALEKLQLNDAAFSFEPETSQALGFGFRCGFLGLLHMEIIQERLEREFEVGLIATAPSVVYKVDTVDGKTLEIDNPSHLPDPTKTRALYEPYVSMDIHVPNEYVGNVMKLCEEKRGTQKNLHYLAANRVVVTYEMPFAEIVYDFFDRLKSATRGYASMDYQPIDYRESDLVRLDILLNSEPVDALAVIVHRDKAYVYGRSLALKLKRTIPRQLFQVAIQAAIGQKIIARETVSAFRKDVTAKCYGGDITRKRKLLEKQKEGKKRMKRMGNVELPQEAFLAALKVGDE, from the coding sequence ATGCCCACACAGGATCGCATCCGCAATTTTTGCATCATCGCCCATATTGACCACGGCAAATCCACCCTGGCCGACCGCATTCTGGAACTCACGCGGGTGGTCAGCGCGCGTGAGGCCCGGCAGCAGTATCTGGACAGAATGGATCTGGAGCGGGAACGCGGCATCACCATCAAAGCCCAGACCGTGCGTATTCCCTATGTGGCGGCCGACGGCAAGGAGTATGAGCTCAATCTCATCGACACGCCCGGCCACGTGGACTTCAACTATGAGGTTTCGCGCTCCCTGGCCGCCTGCGAGGGTGCGCTGCTGGTGGTGGACGCCACCCAGGGCGTGGAGGCCCAGACCCTGGCCAACGTCTACCTGGCCCTGGACCACGACCACGAAATCATCCCGGTGCTGAACAAGATCGACCTGCCCAGCGCCGAAGTGGAGCGGGTCAAGGCTGAAATCGAAGAAAGCATCGGCCTGGACTGCTCCGAGGCCCTGCCCGTGTCGGCCAAGACAGGCATGGGCGTGGACGCGGTGCTGGAAGCCATTGTGAAGCGCCTGCCCGCTCCCAGGGGCAACCCGGACGCGCCGCTCAAGGCCCTGATTTTCGACTCCTGGTACGACAGCTACCAGGGCGTGGTGACGCTCTTCCGGGTGGTGGACGGCGCGGTGCGCCTGGGCGACACCATCCGCCTCATGAGCACCGGCAAGGAATACGAGGTGCTGCGTCTGGGCGTCTTCTCGCCCGAGGCCGCGGATGTGCGCGAGCTGACCGCCGGTGAAGTGGGCTTTTTGTGCGGCTCCATCAAGGAACTGGGCGACGCCCGCGTGGGCGACACCATCACTCTGGCCGACAATCCGGCCGCCGTACCCGTGCCCGGTTTCAAGGAAGTGAAGCCCATGGTCTTCTGCGGGCTCTACCCCACGGAATCCGACGACTATGAAAACCTCAAGGCCGCACTGGAAAAACTCCAGCTCAACGACGCGGCCTTCAGCTTTGAGCCGGAAACCTCCCAGGCTCTGGGCTTCGGCTTCCGCTGCGGCTTCCTGGGCCTGCTGCACATGGAGATCATTCAGGAGCGCCTGGAACGCGAATTCGAGGTGGGCCTCATCGCCACCGCGCCCTCGGTGGTCTACAAAGTGGACACCGTGGACGGCAAAACCCTGGAAATCGACAACCCCAGCCATTTGCCGGACCCGACCAAGACCCGCGCCCTGTACGAGCCCTATGTGAGCATGGACATCCATGTGCCCAATGAATACGTGGGCAACGTCATGAAGCTCTGCGAGGAAAAGCGCGGCACGCAGAAAAACCTGCACTATCTGGCCGCCAACCGGGTGGTGGTGACCTATGAGATGCCCTTTGCCGAAATCGTCTACGACTTTTTCGACCGTCTCAAGTCCGCCACGCGCGGCTACGCCTCCATGGACTATCAGCCCATCGACTACCGCGAGTCCGACCTGGTGCGGCTGGACATTCTGCTGAACAGCGAACCCGTGGACGCTCTGGCCGTCATCGTGCACCGGGACAAGGCCTATGTCTACGGCCGTTCCCTGGCCCTCAAGCTCAAGCGCACCATTCCGCGCCAGCTCTTCCAGGTGGCTATTCAGGCGGCTATCGGCCAGAAGATCATCGCCCGCGAAACGGTCTCGGCCTTTCGCAAGGACGTGACCGCCAAATGCTACGGCGGCGACATCACCCGCAAACGCAAGCTGCTGGAAAAACAGAAGGAAGGCAAAAAGCGCATGAAGCGCATGGGCAATGTGGAATTGCCGCAGGAAGCCTTTCTGGCGGCCCTCAAGGTGGGCGACGAGTAG
- the atpD gene encoding F0F1 ATP synthase subunit beta — MSKNIGKVVQVIGAVVDVEFSDGNLPDIFTALEIKNPNNSDAPDLICEVAQHLGDNVVRTIAMDATEGLVRGMDVVDTGQPIMVPVGKAAVGRILNVIGRPVDELGPVNAEKYYPIHRPAPGFTDQNTKVELLETGIKVVDLLVPFPKGGKMGLFGGAGVGKTVILMEMINNIAKQHGGSSVFAGVGERTREGNDLYNELKEAGVLERATLVYGQMNEPPGARARVALTALACAEYFRDEEHQDVLLFIDNIFRFTQAGSEVSALLGRMPSAVGYQPTLGTDLGALQERITSTNSGSITSVQAVYVPADDLTDPAPATTFSHLDGTLVLSRQIAELGIYPAVDPLDSTSRILDPNVVGEEHYSVARRVQMVLQKYKELQDIIAILGMDELSDEDKLTVARARRIQRFLSQPFHVAETFTGTPGQYVKLEDTIKGFKGILDGEYDHLAEGDFYMLGGIEQAVAKYEQRKLQEEN, encoded by the coding sequence ATGAGCAAAAACATCGGTAAAGTCGTTCAGGTTATCGGCGCCGTGGTGGACGTTGAGTTCAGCGACGGCAACCTGCCGGATATCTTCACCGCCCTGGAGATAAAAAACCCGAACAACAGCGACGCTCCGGATCTGATCTGTGAAGTGGCGCAGCACTTGGGCGACAACGTCGTGCGCACCATCGCCATGGACGCCACCGAAGGTCTGGTGCGCGGCATGGACGTGGTGGACACGGGCCAGCCCATTATGGTGCCCGTGGGCAAAGCCGCAGTGGGCCGCATCCTCAACGTCATCGGCCGTCCGGTGGACGAACTGGGCCCGGTCAATGCCGAAAAGTACTACCCCATCCACCGTCCCGCTCCCGGGTTCACGGACCAGAACACCAAGGTGGAACTGCTGGAAACCGGCATCAAGGTCGTGGACCTGCTCGTTCCCTTCCCCAAGGGCGGCAAGATGGGCCTCTTCGGCGGCGCTGGCGTGGGCAAGACTGTTATCCTCATGGAGATGATCAACAACATCGCCAAACAGCACGGCGGCTCCTCGGTGTTCGCCGGTGTGGGCGAGCGCACCCGTGAGGGCAACGACCTGTACAACGAGCTCAAGGAAGCAGGCGTTCTGGAACGCGCCACGCTTGTCTACGGCCAGATGAACGAGCCTCCGGGAGCCCGCGCGCGCGTGGCCCTCACGGCTCTGGCCTGCGCCGAATACTTCCGTGACGAAGAGCACCAGGACGTGCTGCTGTTCATCGACAATATCTTCCGTTTCACCCAGGCGGGTTCGGAAGTGTCCGCCCTGCTGGGCCGCATGCCGTCGGCCGTGGGCTATCAGCCCACCCTCGGCACGGACCTGGGCGCTCTGCAGGAACGCATCACCTCCACCAACTCGGGTTCGATCACCTCGGTGCAGGCCGTGTACGTGCCCGCCGACGACTTGACCGACCCGGCCCCGGCCACGACCTTCTCGCATCTGGACGGCACCCTGGTGCTTTCCCGCCAGATCGCGGAACTGGGCATCTACCCGGCCGTGGACCCGCTGGACTCCACCTCGCGCATCCTTGACCCCAATGTGGTGGGCGAAGAGCATTACAGCGTGGCCCGGCGGGTGCAGATGGTGCTGCAGAAGTACAAGGAACTGCAGGACATCATCGCCATCCTGGGCATGGACGAACTCTCGGACGAGGACAAGCTCACCGTGGCCCGCGCCCGGCGCATCCAGCGCTTCCTCTCCCAGCCCTTCCACGTGGCCGAAACCTTCACGGGTACCCCCGGCCAGTATGTGAAGCTGGAAGACACCATCAAGGGCTTCAAGGGCATCCTGGACGGCGAGTATGACCACCTGGCCGAAGGCGACTTCTACATGCTCGGCGGTATTGAGCAGGCCGTGGCCAAGTATGAGCAGCGCAAGCTGCAAGAGGAAAACTAA